The Streptomyces sp. NBC_01353 genome contains a region encoding:
- a CDS encoding FtsK/SpoIIIE domain-containing protein, whose amino-acid sequence MQIRLTVLAPHAGHGAGRACDVLVTAPAGTALAAVASGLAAALSGPDTSTSGTTVLYAGGERLDARRCALGEPPLVDGAVLTLQVPGEDDRLGEGAAARLHVVAGPDAGGVHLLHGGPIRIGRSLDADVPLDDPDVSRVHCTVTVGADGRVTVADLGSTNGTTLDGTAVGDRPVRLLPGALLRLGESALRLAGPGGCGTDSLPTTPDGEGHLRVDPYGSGRYGTGAGSVTESGAALGGSALPGAGQEGGVYGHSQARDTWPYASVSQDATHGGAPSSTSSPTHARAEEPGDGEGSGEGHSRTRQTPRQATPPRGKRGIGAWARRFSGPREDLPVPGAEAGANDGAPSGTDRAGDHPQAAETWPDPAAVLLTALGPGPRLWERGPDHPESLVVRLGTTDRAELSGVPVTVGLREAGSLGLAGPGKRLAGLARSVVAQLTALHSPSDLEIVLISADRSRPLEERRRAWGWLGWLPHLRPAHGQDCRLLLAYDRDQAHARTAELTRRLDDGPLGPGWPSADRATVAEAAARYEGPATVVIVDGDPGSAALRETTARLAGAGAAAGIHLLCLAEAPAASPVSPVAATYETACAASLAFRECGAVALLSGDVATALRLLRTAGGRAAGHGTVGVVDAVSVAWAERFGRAVAPLRTDAPAAHGRTAAAALPRSARLLDELGLARATPASLMARWAAAGEGTAVLGAGPRGPVSVDLTEEGPHLLIEGPAGSGRTELLRSIAASLAAGGRPDRLGLLLVDGAGGERGEGLAACTELPHVTEHLVASDPVRMREFAQALGAELKRRAEILGDLHFSDRRTTGRLIGQRSPSAAESVSPAARATAPVEDAASGRTLRTGEGPVGARPSPGANDLTYHPSGRTARAGDGRIDDRPSGRTAQSGDGRIDDRPSGRTTRTGAEDLTYHPSGRTPRSGDHPGVPDPRTSGDDLGDRPSGRLPRRGDGDIADRPSGRVPGPGTGAEDLTYHPSGRTTRTGDGAIGDRPSGRTTHPAADPDLVDRASARVPRPGGEPDPYGGAAPRVRAEAAGSTAHRPAAADTAGHPAGTTPLPRLVVLVDDFDALVAPALGSPGRPAAGSVVRALEAVARSGERLGVHLVVTSARPDRTADTELAHGARLRVVLDPAPVAAGPDEPAPGRGRLGHPDGRVTPFQSGRVTGRIPRTATLRPTVVPLEWERMGDPPTRRPVRELGNGPTDLALLASALDRAARSVDASPVPPLTPATRA is encoded by the coding sequence ATGCAGATCCGGCTGACCGTCCTCGCGCCGCACGCCGGCCACGGCGCGGGGCGCGCGTGCGACGTGCTCGTCACGGCCCCGGCGGGGACGGCGCTGGCCGCCGTGGCCTCCGGTCTGGCCGCGGCCCTCTCCGGCCCGGACACCTCCACCTCGGGCACGACCGTGCTCTACGCGGGCGGCGAGCGGCTCGACGCCCGGCGCTGCGCGCTCGGCGAGCCCCCGCTCGTCGACGGCGCGGTCCTCACACTCCAGGTCCCCGGCGAGGACGACCGCCTCGGCGAAGGCGCCGCGGCCCGGCTCCACGTGGTCGCGGGGCCGGACGCGGGTGGGGTTCATCTGCTGCACGGCGGCCCGATCAGGATCGGCCGCTCCCTGGACGCGGACGTCCCGCTCGACGACCCAGACGTCTCCCGGGTGCACTGCACGGTGACCGTCGGGGCCGACGGCCGGGTCACGGTCGCGGACCTCGGCTCCACGAACGGCACGACGCTGGACGGCACGGCGGTCGGCGACCGCCCCGTCCGCCTGCTGCCCGGGGCCCTGCTGCGCCTCGGCGAGTCCGCCCTGCGGCTTGCGGGACCGGGCGGCTGCGGTACGGACTCCCTGCCGACGACCCCGGACGGCGAGGGGCACCTGCGGGTCGACCCGTACGGCTCGGGACGGTACGGGACGGGTGCGGGCTCGGTCACGGAAAGCGGTGCGGCCCTCGGCGGCTCCGCACTGCCCGGCGCGGGCCAGGAGGGCGGCGTGTACGGGCACTCGCAGGCGCGTGACACCTGGCCGTACGCCTCCGTGTCCCAGGACGCGACCCATGGCGGCGCCCCTTCCTCCACGTCCTCCCCCACGCACGCGCGCGCCGAGGAGCCCGGGGACGGCGAGGGCTCGGGCGAGGGGCACAGCAGGACCCGGCAGACCCCGCGCCAGGCGACGCCCCCGCGCGGCAAGCGCGGCATCGGGGCCTGGGCCCGACGGTTCAGCGGCCCCCGCGAGGACCTGCCTGTCCCCGGGGCCGAGGCCGGCGCGAACGACGGCGCCCCGTCCGGTACGGACCGGGCCGGGGATCACCCGCAGGCCGCCGAGACCTGGCCCGACCCGGCCGCCGTGCTGCTCACCGCGCTCGGCCCCGGCCCGCGGCTCTGGGAGCGGGGCCCGGATCATCCGGAGTCCCTCGTCGTCCGGCTCGGCACGACCGACCGGGCCGAGCTGTCCGGGGTGCCCGTCACCGTCGGGCTCCGCGAGGCCGGATCGCTCGGGCTCGCCGGCCCGGGCAAGCGGCTGGCCGGGCTCGCCCGCTCAGTGGTGGCCCAGCTGACCGCCCTGCACTCCCCCTCCGACCTGGAGATCGTGCTGATCAGCGCGGACCGGAGCCGTCCCCTGGAGGAGCGGCGCCGTGCCTGGGGCTGGCTCGGTTGGCTCCCGCATCTGCGCCCGGCGCACGGCCAGGACTGCCGGCTCCTCCTCGCGTACGACCGCGATCAGGCTCATGCCCGTACCGCCGAGCTCACCCGCAGGCTGGACGACGGACCTCTCGGGCCGGGATGGCCGAGCGCCGACCGGGCGACCGTCGCCGAGGCCGCGGCCCGTTACGAAGGTCCGGCCACGGTCGTGATCGTGGACGGCGACCCCGGTTCGGCGGCGCTGCGCGAGACCACGGCCCGGCTCGCCGGGGCGGGGGCGGCGGCGGGGATCCATCTGCTCTGCCTGGCCGAGGCGCCGGCCGCCTCGCCGGTCTCCCCGGTCGCCGCGACGTACGAGACCGCCTGCGCGGCCTCGCTCGCCTTCCGCGAGTGCGGGGCCGTGGCGCTGCTGAGCGGCGATGTGGCGACGGCGCTGCGGCTGCTGCGTACGGCGGGGGGCCGGGCCGCGGGCCACGGGACCGTCGGCGTGGTGGACGCGGTCTCGGTCGCCTGGGCCGAGCGCTTCGGGCGGGCGGTGGCTCCGCTGCGCACCGACGCCCCCGCCGCACACGGGCGGACGGCCGCGGCCGCGCTGCCCCGGTCCGCCCGGCTGCTCGACGAGCTCGGTCTCGCCCGGGCCACGCCCGCCTCGCTGATGGCCCGCTGGGCCGCCGCCGGGGAGGGCACGGCCGTCCTGGGCGCCGGACCGCGCGGGCCGGTGTCGGTGGACCTGACCGAGGAAGGCCCGCACCTGCTGATCGAAGGGCCCGCGGGCAGCGGACGCACGGAGCTGCTGCGCTCGATCGCCGCCTCGCTGGCGGCCGGCGGGCGGCCCGACCGGCTGGGCCTGCTCCTTGTCGACGGCGCGGGAGGTGAGCGCGGCGAGGGCCTGGCGGCGTGTACGGAGCTGCCGCACGTCACCGAGCACCTGGTCGCCTCGGACCCGGTCCGGATGCGGGAGTTCGCCCAGGCGCTGGGCGCCGAGCTGAAGCGCCGCGCTGAGATCCTGGGCGACCTTCACTTCTCCGACCGCCGGACGACGGGGCGCCTGATCGGCCAGCGCTCCCCGAGTGCGGCGGAATCGGTGTCCCCGGCCGCTCGGGCCACGGCCCCCGTGGAGGACGCAGCGAGCGGCCGCACACTCCGCACGGGAGAAGGCCCCGTAGGCGCCCGCCCCAGCCCGGGCGCGAACGACCTCACGTACCACCCGAGCGGGCGGACGGCCCGAGCCGGTGACGGCAGGATCGACGACCGGCCGAGCGGGCGGACGGCCCAATCCGGCGACGGCAGGATCGACGACCGGCCCAGCGGACGGACCACCCGAACCGGCGCCGAGGACCTCACGTACCACCCCAGCGGGCGGACGCCGCGCAGCGGTGACCACCCAGGCGTGCCCGACCCGCGCACCAGTGGCGACGATCTCGGTGACCGTCCGAGCGGCAGGCTGCCGCGTCGCGGCGACGGCGACATCGCCGACCGCCCCAGCGGACGGGTGCCCGGCCCCGGGACCGGGGCCGAGGACCTCACCTACCACCCCAGCGGCCGCACGACCCGCACCGGCGACGGTGCGATCGGCGACCGGCCCAGCGGACGGACCACCCACCCCGCCGCCGACCCCGACCTCGTGGACCGGGCGTCCGCCCGCGTCCCCCGGCCCGGCGGGGAGCCGGACCCGTACGGCGGCGCGGCCCCGCGCGTGCGGGCCGAGGCAGCCGGAAGCACCGCCCACCGGCCCGCGGCCGCCGACACGGCCGGCCACCCCGCCGGCACCACCCCCCTCCCCCGTCTCGTCGTCCTCGTCGACGACTTCGACGCGCTCGTGGCGCCCGCGCTCGGGTCGCCCGGGCGGCCTGCCGCCGGGTCCGTCGTGCGGGCGCTCGAGGCCGTGGCGCGGTCCGGGGAGCGGCTCGGGGTGCATCTGGTCGTGACCTCGGCGCGGCCGGACCGTACGGCGGACACCGAGCTGGCCCACGGCGCCCGGCTGCGGGTCGTGCTCGACCCGGCCCCCGTCGCCGCCGGTCCCGACGAGCCCGCGCCCGGTCGGGGGCGGCTCGGGCACCCGGACGGCCGAGTGACCCCGTTCCAGTCCGGCCGGGTCACCGGCCGCATCCCCCGCACGGCGACCCTCCGGCCGACCGTCGTCCCGCTGGAGTGGGAGCGGATGGGCGACCCGCCCACCCGCCGACCGGTCCGCGAGCTGGGCAACGGCCCCACCGATCTGGCGCTTCTCGCGAGCGCGCTCGACCGCGCCGCCCGCTCGGTCGACGCCTCGCCCGTACCACCCCTCACGCCCGCGACGCGCGCCTGA